The following are encoded together in the Panthera leo isolate Ple1 chromosome B4, P.leo_Ple1_pat1.1, whole genome shotgun sequence genome:
- the LOC122224171 gene encoding uncharacterized protein LOC122224171 isoform X1, translating into MTSVIVAKLCGILSNLKIPLQEVRGGDAHLLPHLITSREGLCELGTCFCPSLPCCLSIENFTPDTHKPRISSLKSPAVFQESLHQTISHLSVTLTFPKLHVSKCPSCGHSVGRLAGEHLHLGASSAAPPGSHPSNLKTPVMSKERNKDDFFFFLIPIPTGMDWEKETLTLAAPSAVGRPHAQDWEHRGRAVAAFFSSHQLKLTPSKAVIAGHLDSFCLMTKECAQLAGTGPVATGPEARRVMRRKEGSLSSRLI; encoded by the exons ATGACATCTGTAATTGTTGCTAAGCTGTGTGGAATCCTCTCCAACCTCAAGATTCCGCTTCAGGAGGTCCGGGGTGGTGATGCCCATCTGCTACCACACTTGATAACATCCAGAGAAG GTCTATGTGAATTGGGAACCtgcttctgcccttccctgccatGTTGCCTGTCAATTGAGAATTTCACACCCGACACACACAAACCCAGGATATCTTCACTAAAGTCACCAGCAGTTTTCCAAGAATCTCTCCATCAAACCATTTCCCACCTCAGTGTGACCTTGACCTTTCCTAAG CTCCATGTGTCCAAATGTCCTAGCTGCGGACACTCGGTTGGCCGCTTGGCTGGCGAACACTTACATCTTGGAG CTTCCAGTGCAGCCCCACCTGGATCCCACCCCTCTAATCTGAAGACCCCAGTAATGTctaaggagagaaataaagacgacttttttttttttttaatccctatcCCAACTGGAATGGACTGGGAGAAGGAAACCTTGACCCTTGCTGCTCCGTCAGCTGTTGGGAGGCCCCATGCTCAGGACTGGGAGCATCGGGGCAGGGCAG TGGCAGCATTCTTCTCTTCACACCAACTAAAACTTACACCATCAAAGGCAGTAATTGCTGGGCACCTGGACTCCTTCTGCCTCATGACAAAGGAATGTGCACAG CTCGCAGGAACGGGACCAGTGGCTACCGGCCCGGAAGCCAGAAGGGtgatgagaagaaaagaaggctcACTCTCATCCAGGTTGATATAA
- the LOC122224171 gene encoding uncharacterized protein LOC122224171 isoform X3, with amino-acid sequence MTSVIVAKLCGILSNLKIPLQEVRGGDAHLLPHLITSREGLCELGTCFCPSLPCCLSIENFTPDTHKPRISSLKSPAVFQESLHQTISHLSVTLTFPKLHVSKCPSCGHSVGRLAGEHLHLGASSAAPPGSHPSNLKTPVMSKERNKDDFFFFLIPIPTGMDWEKETLTLAAPSAVGRPHAQDWEHRGRAA; translated from the exons ATGACATCTGTAATTGTTGCTAAGCTGTGTGGAATCCTCTCCAACCTCAAGATTCCGCTTCAGGAGGTCCGGGGTGGTGATGCCCATCTGCTACCACACTTGATAACATCCAGAGAAG GTCTATGTGAATTGGGAACCtgcttctgcccttccctgccatGTTGCCTGTCAATTGAGAATTTCACACCCGACACACACAAACCCAGGATATCTTCACTAAAGTCACCAGCAGTTTTCCAAGAATCTCTCCATCAAACCATTTCCCACCTCAGTGTGACCTTGACCTTTCCTAAG CTCCATGTGTCCAAATGTCCTAGCTGCGGACACTCGGTTGGCCGCTTGGCTGGCGAACACTTACATCTTGGAG CTTCCAGTGCAGCCCCACCTGGATCCCACCCCTCTAATCTGAAGACCCCAGTAATGTctaaggagagaaataaagacgacttttttttttttttaatccctatcCCAACTGGAATGGACTGGGAGAAGGAAACCTTGACCCTTGCTGCTCCGTCAGCTGTTGGGAGGCCCCATGCTCAGGACTGGGAGCATCGGGGCAGGGCAG CCTAG
- the LOC122224171 gene encoding uncharacterized protein LOC122224171 isoform X2 — MTSVIVAKLCGILSNLKIPLQEVRGGDAHLLPHLITSREGLCELGTCFCPSLPCCLSIENFTPDTHKPRISSLKSPAVFQESLHQTISHLSVTLTFPKLHVSKCPSCGHSVGRLAGEHLHLGASSAAPPGSHPSNLKTPVMSKERNKDDFFFFLIPIPTGMDWEKETLTLAAPSAVGRPHAQDWEHRGRAATWCVKFVKLWKP; from the exons ATGACATCTGTAATTGTTGCTAAGCTGTGTGGAATCCTCTCCAACCTCAAGATTCCGCTTCAGGAGGTCCGGGGTGGTGATGCCCATCTGCTACCACACTTGATAACATCCAGAGAAG GTCTATGTGAATTGGGAACCtgcttctgcccttccctgccatGTTGCCTGTCAATTGAGAATTTCACACCCGACACACACAAACCCAGGATATCTTCACTAAAGTCACCAGCAGTTTTCCAAGAATCTCTCCATCAAACCATTTCCCACCTCAGTGTGACCTTGACCTTTCCTAAG CTCCATGTGTCCAAATGTCCTAGCTGCGGACACTCGGTTGGCCGCTTGGCTGGCGAACACTTACATCTTGGAG CTTCCAGTGCAGCCCCACCTGGATCCCACCCCTCTAATCTGAAGACCCCAGTAATGTctaaggagagaaataaagacgacttttttttttttttaatccctatcCCAACTGGAATGGACTGGGAGAAGGAAACCTTGACCCTTGCTGCTCCGTCAGCTGTTGGGAGGCCCCATGCTCAGGACTGGGAGCATCGGGGCAGGGCAG CCACATGGTGTGTTAAATTTGTGAAACTGTGGAAACCCTGA
- the MLF2 gene encoding myeloid leukemia factor 2 yields MFRFMRDVEPEDPMFLMDPFAIHRQHMNRMLSGGFGYSPFLSITDGNMPGTRPASRRMQAGTVSPFGMLGMSGGFMDMFGMMNDMIGNMEHMTAGGNCQTFSSSTVISYSNTGDGAPKVYQETSEMRSAPGGIRETRRTVRDSDSGLEQMSIGHHIRDRAHILQRSRNHRTGDQEERQDYINLDESEAAAFDDEWRRETSRFRQQRPLEFRRHEASGGGGRRAEGPPRLAIQGPEDSPSRQSRRYDW; encoded by the exons ATGTTCCGTTTTATGAGGGACGTGGAGCCCGAGGATCCTATGTTCCTGAT GGACCCCTTTGCTATTCACCGTCAGCATATGAACCGAATGTTGTCAGGTGGCTTTGGATATAGCCCCTTCCTCAGCATCACCGATGGCAACATGCCAGGGACCAGGCCTGCCAGCCGTAGGATGCAG GCTGGGACTGTTTCCCCCTTTGGGATGCTGGGAATG TCAGGTGGCTTCATGGACATGTTTGGGATGATGAACGACATGATTGGGAACATG GAACACATGACAGCTGGAGGCAATTGCCAGACCTTTTCATCCTCCACTGTCATCTCCTACTCCAATACGGGTGATGGTGCCCCCAAGGTCTACCAGGAGACGTCAGAGATGCGCTCGGCACCAGGCGGG ATCCGGGAGACTCGCAGGACCGTACGGGACTCGGACAGTGGGCTAGAGCAGATGTCCATCGGGCATCACATCCGAGACCGAGCTCACATCCTTCAGCGCTCCCGAAACCACCGCACAGGGGACCAGGAGGAGCGGCAGGATTATATCAACCTGGATGAGA GTGAGGCTGCAGCATTTGATGATGAATGGCGGAGGGAGACATCCCGATTCCGGCAGCAGCGCCCTCTGGAATTTCGACGGCATGAGGCTTCAGGGGGTGGGGGACGAAGGGCTGAGGGGCCTCCCCGCCTGGCTATACAGGGACCTGAGGACTCCCCCTCCCGACAGTCCCGCCGCTATGACTGGTGA
- the PTMS gene encoding parathymosin, translating into MRGGEEVGIRRGPSPQEPHPFPPPRSTPFLLDRQSLHFPSWSCPPSRLSRAPSPRFHPPIPTSPTSAFIPLPSPLLPAPASPTPGKPLPSGSAAFISGFPARGRQRLVGGSSAGAGAASRGPSDRGRSAPATARTALPPALRTAAALRVSAPDPPPPHPARLCRLFQRPSLLSGRRCRCRRRRRHRARFRPRPPSAVQGPSVPAPGPRLPASPGPGPGTMSEKSVETAAELSAKDLKEKKEKVEEKASRKERKKEVVEVRRGQEEENGAEEEEEETAEDGEEEDEGEEEDEEEEEDDDEGPALKRAAEEEDEADPKRQKTENGASA; encoded by the exons ATGAGAGGTGGAGAAGAG GTCGGGATTCGGAGAGGTCCCTCCCCGCAGGAACCCCACCCCTTTCCACCTCCTCGCTCCACTCCTTTTCTCCTCGACCGTCagtctctccatttcccctcctGGTCCTGTCCTCCCTCCCGCCTCTCGCGCGCTCCCTCCCCTCGCTTTCATCCTCCTATCCCCACCTCGCCAACCTCCGctttcatccccctcccctctcctctcctccccgctCCCGCCAGCCCCACCCCTGGGAAGCCCCTCCCGTCGGGCAGCGCCGCCTTTATAAGCGGGTTCCCTGCCCGGGGGCGGCAGCGGCTGGTCGGCGGCAGCTCTGCTGGTGCGGGGGCGGCGAGCCGAGGACCGAGCGACCGCGGCCGGAGCGCGCCGGCCACCGCCCGCACCGCCCTTCCGCCCGCCCTCCGGACGGCCGCAGCCCTGCGGGTCTCCGCTCCagacccacccccgccccaccccgcgcGCCTCTGCCGCCTCTTCCAGAGACCCAGCTTGCTGAGCGGCCGCCGCTGCCgctgtcgccgccgccgccgccaccgcgcCAGGTTCCGGCCGCGGCCACCCTCCGCCGTCCAGGGCCCCTCCGTCCCGGCCCCGGGACCCCGGCTCCCCGccagccccggccccggccccggcacCATGTCGGAGAAGAGCGTGGAGACAGCGGCCGAGTTGAGCGCCAAG gacctgaaggagaagaaagagaaggtggaggagaaggCAAGCCGGAAAGAGCGAAAGAAAGAAGTGGTGGAGGTGCGCAGGGGTCAG GAGGAGGAGAACGGagctgaggaggaagaagaagaaactgctGAGGAcggagaggaggaggatgagggggaagaagaag atgaggaagaagaagaagatgacgACGAAGGGCCCGCGCTGAAGAGAGCTGCTGAAGAGGAG GATGAAGCGGATCCCAAGcggcagaagacagaaaatgggGCGTCAGCATGA
- the LAG3 gene encoding lymphocyte activation gene 3 protein isoform X2, translated as MLLGINPLRLSTAKRNLEAPGSETEVSVVWAQEGAPAQLPCSPTIPLQDVSLLRTAGVTWHHLPDSGPPAPAPSLRPAAPSAQGPGPRRYVVLMQAPGGLRSGRPPLQPRVQLEERGLQRGDFSLWLRPARRADAGEYRAAVHLRDRSLACRLRLRVGQASMTASPPGSLRISDWVILNCSFSRPDLPASVHWFRGRVPVQESPHHHLAGSLLFLPQVSPLDSGPWGCLLTYRDGFNVSITYNLTVLGLEPSVPLTVYAGAGSRVELPCHLPPGLGTLSSLTAKWAPPGGGPDLLVAGDNGNFTLPLEAVSQAQAGTYTCHVHLQGQQLSVTVILAVITVTPKSSGLPGNPRKLLCEVTPASGQERFVWSPLDKPSWGSSPGPWLELQQARLVSQPWQCHVYQGERLLGTAVSFAEPSGPGAQHSGRASGPLKTGQLPLFLILGILFLLLLMTGAFGFHFWRRQWRPRRFSALEHEIHPPQTQSKIGELEPEPELEPEPEPEPEPEPEQL; from the exons ATGCTGCTGGGAATCAACCCCCTCAGACTTTCCACTGCGAAGCGAAACT tggaggctccagggtctgagacAGAGGTCTCTGTGGTGTGGGCCCAGGAGGGGGCTCCTGCCCAGCTCCCCTGCAGCCCCACAATCCCCCTCCAGGATGTCAGCCTTCTGAGAACAGCAGGGGTCACTTGGCACCATCTACCAGACAG TGGTCCGCCAGCTCCCGCGCCCAGCCTGCGCCCCGCGGCGCCCTCCGCCCAGGGCCCGGGGCCGCGCCGCTACGTGGTGCTGATGCAGGCTCCCGGCGGCCTGCGCAGCGGGAGGCCGCCCCTGCAGCCCCGCGTGCAGCTGGAAGAGCGCGGCCTCCAGCGCGGGGACTTCTCGCTGTGGCTGCGCCCGGCCCGACGCGCCGACGCCGGCGAGTACCGCGCTGCGGTGCACCTCCGAGACCGCTCCCTCGCCTGCCGCCTCCGTCTGCGCGTGGGCCAGGCCTCCA TGACTGCCAGCCCCCCTGGGTCTCTCCGGATCTCTGACTGGGTCATCTTGAACTGCTCCTTCAGCCGCCCTGACCTGCCAGCCTCTGTGCACTGGTTCCGAGGCAGAGTCCCTGTCCAGGAGTCCCCCCATCACCACTTAGCTGGAAgcctcctcttcctgccccaaGTGAGCCCCTTGGACTCTGGGCCGTGGGGCTGCCTCCTCACCTACAGAGATGGCTTCAATGTCTCCATTACATACAACCTCACTGTTCTGG GTCTGGAGCCCTCAGTGCCTCTGACTGTGTATGctggagcaggttccagggtGGAGCTGCCCTGCCACCTGCCTCCCGGTTTGGGGACCCTGTCTTCTCTCACTGCCAAGTGGGCCCCTCCTGGTGGAGGCCCCGACCTCCTGGTGGCTGGAGACAATGGCAACTTTACCCTTCCACTGGAGGCTGTGAGCCAGGCCCAGGCTGGGACCTACACCTGCCACGTCCATCTGCAGGGGCAGCAGCTCAGTGTCACTGTCATCTTGGCAGTCATCACAG TGACTCCCAAGTCCTCTGGGTTACCTGGCAACCCGAGAAAACTGCTTTGTGAGGTGACTCCAGCATCCGGACAAGAGCGTTTTGTGTGGAGCCCCCTGGATAAGCCGTCTTGGGGAAGTTCCCCAGGACCCTGGCTGGAGTTGCAGCAGGCCAGACTCGTTTCTCAGCCCTGGCAGTGCCACGTGTACCAGGGGGAGAGGCTTCTCGGGACAGCGGTATCCTTCGCTGAGCCGTCTGGCCCAG GTGCCCAACACTCTGGGAGGGCCTCAGGTCCCCTGAAGACAGGCCAGCTCCCTCTGTTTCTCATCCTTGGTATCCTGTTTCTGCTCCTTTTGATGACTGGAGCCTTTGGCTTTCACTTTTGGAGAAGACAG TGGCGTCCAAGAAGATTCTCTGCCTTGGAGCATGAGATTCACCCACCTCAGACCCAGAGCAAGATAGGGGAGCTGGAGCCAGAACCGGAACTGGAACCGGAGCCCGAGCCGGAGCCCGAGCCGGAGCCCGAGCAGCTCTGA
- the LAG3 gene encoding lymphocyte activation gene 3 protein isoform X1 — protein MWEAQFLVLLLLQLQRVAPVEAPGSETEVSVVWAQEGAPAQLPCSPTIPLQDVSLLRTAGVTWHHLPDSGPPAPAPSLRPAAPSAQGPGPRRYVVLMQAPGGLRSGRPPLQPRVQLEERGLQRGDFSLWLRPARRADAGEYRAAVHLRDRSLACRLRLRVGQASMTASPPGSLRISDWVILNCSFSRPDLPASVHWFRGRVPVQESPHHHLAGSLLFLPQVSPLDSGPWGCLLTYRDGFNVSITYNLTVLGLEPSVPLTVYAGAGSRVELPCHLPPGLGTLSSLTAKWAPPGGGPDLLVAGDNGNFTLPLEAVSQAQAGTYTCHVHLQGQQLSVTVILAVITVTPKSSGLPGNPRKLLCEVTPASGQERFVWSPLDKPSWGSSPGPWLELQQARLVSQPWQCHVYQGERLLGTAVSFAEPSGPGAQHSGRASGPLKTGQLPLFLILGILFLLLLMTGAFGFHFWRRQWRPRRFSALEHEIHPPQTQSKIGELEPEPELEPEPEPEPEPEPEQL, from the exons ATGTGGGAGGCTCAGTTCCTGGTTCTGCTGCTTCTGCAGCTGCAGCGGGTGGCTCCAG tggaggctccagggtctgagacAGAGGTCTCTGTGGTGTGGGCCCAGGAGGGGGCTCCTGCCCAGCTCCCCTGCAGCCCCACAATCCCCCTCCAGGATGTCAGCCTTCTGAGAACAGCAGGGGTCACTTGGCACCATCTACCAGACAG TGGTCCGCCAGCTCCCGCGCCCAGCCTGCGCCCCGCGGCGCCCTCCGCCCAGGGCCCGGGGCCGCGCCGCTACGTGGTGCTGATGCAGGCTCCCGGCGGCCTGCGCAGCGGGAGGCCGCCCCTGCAGCCCCGCGTGCAGCTGGAAGAGCGCGGCCTCCAGCGCGGGGACTTCTCGCTGTGGCTGCGCCCGGCCCGACGCGCCGACGCCGGCGAGTACCGCGCTGCGGTGCACCTCCGAGACCGCTCCCTCGCCTGCCGCCTCCGTCTGCGCGTGGGCCAGGCCTCCA TGACTGCCAGCCCCCCTGGGTCTCTCCGGATCTCTGACTGGGTCATCTTGAACTGCTCCTTCAGCCGCCCTGACCTGCCAGCCTCTGTGCACTGGTTCCGAGGCAGAGTCCCTGTCCAGGAGTCCCCCCATCACCACTTAGCTGGAAgcctcctcttcctgccccaaGTGAGCCCCTTGGACTCTGGGCCGTGGGGCTGCCTCCTCACCTACAGAGATGGCTTCAATGTCTCCATTACATACAACCTCACTGTTCTGG GTCTGGAGCCCTCAGTGCCTCTGACTGTGTATGctggagcaggttccagggtGGAGCTGCCCTGCCACCTGCCTCCCGGTTTGGGGACCCTGTCTTCTCTCACTGCCAAGTGGGCCCCTCCTGGTGGAGGCCCCGACCTCCTGGTGGCTGGAGACAATGGCAACTTTACCCTTCCACTGGAGGCTGTGAGCCAGGCCCAGGCTGGGACCTACACCTGCCACGTCCATCTGCAGGGGCAGCAGCTCAGTGTCACTGTCATCTTGGCAGTCATCACAG TGACTCCCAAGTCCTCTGGGTTACCTGGCAACCCGAGAAAACTGCTTTGTGAGGTGACTCCAGCATCCGGACAAGAGCGTTTTGTGTGGAGCCCCCTGGATAAGCCGTCTTGGGGAAGTTCCCCAGGACCCTGGCTGGAGTTGCAGCAGGCCAGACTCGTTTCTCAGCCCTGGCAGTGCCACGTGTACCAGGGGGAGAGGCTTCTCGGGACAGCGGTATCCTTCGCTGAGCCGTCTGGCCCAG GTGCCCAACACTCTGGGAGGGCCTCAGGTCCCCTGAAGACAGGCCAGCTCCCTCTGTTTCTCATCCTTGGTATCCTGTTTCTGCTCCTTTTGATGACTGGAGCCTTTGGCTTTCACTTTTGGAGAAGACAG TGGCGTCCAAGAAGATTCTCTGCCTTGGAGCATGAGATTCACCCACCTCAGACCCAGAGCAAGATAGGGGAGCTGGAGCCAGAACCGGAACTGGAACCGGAGCCCGAGCCGGAGCCCGAGCCGGAGCCCGAGCAGCTCTGA